A stretch of DNA from Anaerobacillus isosaccharinicus:
GCTTAACTGAAGTGTTTAGTTGCTGAAGAACTTCTTGAAAGTTGCCACTTGCCATCTTCAAGTAATGGTAAAAACAAGCTTTAGCAGAAAACACTACGGGAATTGATTCCTTAATTTTAAGTAAGATCTCTTCATTTATTTGGTAAATATGCGGTGAATGTAACCATTCTAACAGTGTTGGATTTGACTTTTTAAATAAAAATAACGCTTTATGCAAATCCCATCCATGAAGGTCAAGCTGCTCGTAAATTGGTTTAGAAATCACATCGTTTTTTTTCTCAATCGACAAATACCATTTTATTGGGTGAATGTAAAGAAAACGAACATCATAGTCACTACTGATCGTTTCAAGTCCTGTTGCCCTGCTACCTGCTTCACACGCATAGATTATTTTCACATTATGTTCAACTTCAATTTTTCGAAGTTGCTGTCTAATAACATCTTTCATTATAGCACCACCACTGTTATGTTAAATAGAAAAAAGCAGTTTTTAAACTGCCTTTTTTAGGATACCATCTTAAAATAATAATTCATATACTTCGCTTAGTTCATGGGCGCGCTTCTCGTCTTGTTCTTTTTTGGCATAATTGATTTCATTTTTTAATACGAGGTCTAGTACAGCAATTTCAGCTTCGTTTAGGTCGTTAACGAATTCTCCCTCGTTTTGATAGTGATTTTCTTTTAGCATATTATAAATTCTCTGGCAACTTGGGTACTTCTCTGTATAATTTGATAATGACTCCCGTAAATAACCTAATGTTACATCCATCTTATCAGCCTCCTAAATATCATGTTTTTCACAATATGTATCAACAATTTCTTCAATTTTTCTTAACTCCGGAAAGTCGCCTGAAAAATTAAAAACAATTTCCTCGATAAACTCGCCATTTTTTGAGACATGAATCGCCCCTGCTTGATTTATGACACTAAACTCTGGTTCAAATCGATACCCGTTTCGATCAATGGCCCCCATAAAAAACCACTCCTTAATTTCAAAAGTCTTACCATCGTTAGTATGACTCACTTCTATTAATTTTATTGAATTGGATAAAGTGTTTTTTGCATTAACTAAATATTTCGTTCAAAAGTAATGCATATTAAAACTGTCAAGAAATTTAGGGGGGATAATTGATGGAATTTATCGAAAGAGAAGCGATTTTGACTGAGATGAATCATTCGCTCCATACTATGCTAGAAAAATACGACCTTGAAGATGTTGGTATTTTTCAAGAAGAAGGCGAAGGAAATGACTATTATTTAGGTTATACCGTTAGAAAAAATGGTGAAGTGTACATGATCCATCAAAAGTTTAGAAAAGATGAGCAAGGTAATTTAAAGCCATCTGAACAAAGTTGGGTAATCGAATGCGAAGAAGGCGATTCAAGGGGATATGAAAATCTCGATGCTGTTTTTTCATATTTAAACACTACAGTTAAACATTAAAAAAAGCTACCAAAGGATATTATCCCATTAAGGTAGCGAAGTATGATCCGTCCACTAATGTGTTGGTACATACGCTTCTAAGATGGGATAATTTCACAGTGGCAGCCTAGTTCTAGTCTCAATTAATTAACAGCCGTAGCCTACGTAAGAAGCTCCGATGATAACTAAAAGAATAAACAATACTACGATTAACGCAAATCCTGCACCCATGTGTGATCTACTCCTTTGTTTTTAATTTGGTGGAATATATATCCACCTTCGAGGTTACTATATTCAAACTAGGTGAAAGTGTTTGGGCTATTGTCCTACTAGATTTGTTTATCAACTCTTGCCCAAAACCTTAAAAAGGTCTATAGCCATATGGCGGTCTACCATAATACCCATAACCTGGATAATGACCATATTGAGGATACTGTGGAACAGCCCCATAAGGGTAACCTGGAGCACCATAAAAACCATATGGTGTGCCAGCTTTAGCTCCAAAGGCACCACCTATTGTTCCTCCTAAAGCTCCTCCTAGCGCACCGCCTAAAAATAGTGGAAGTGCTGCTGCACCTAATACAGGGAAGAACCTTTGGTCATTTGGATCGTATTGTTCAGATCTCATATCGTACATATAAGGATTCATGCTAGTGGCATGCTGGTAGTAATTATACATTGGTATTTCCCCCTTGAAGTTATTTGTTTTATCCTATGTATTTGTCTCATTTATTGAGCAAGTACACACTCGCCTATTTAACCCAGAACTTCATTGTAGATATATAACACTATTCCTAGTATACTTATGTTAGATAAGACGGAAAGGTAGTGTTACCTATGGATATCTTTACATTCCCAGATAAAGCTGCAGGTGGCTTTGGATATGCGTATATCATGATGGCGTTTCTGTTTATAGTTGCAAAAGTTACGTTATCTAAGTTGAAAAAAGCTGATAAAAAAGCAAAAGAAGAAGTTGCTCGGATTGAATTAAAAATGAAACAAGAAAACAATGTTGAGCATAAATTAAACTAGCTGAAAAATCACATCAAAAAGGCGTAGAGATTAGTCTCTGCGCCTTTACATTTATTTCGTTGTAAATCCGTCAATCATTCAAACCCTTCTTCAATGTTGTATGATCGAGGACAGGAATTAATCTATCAGTTCTTTAGCATTGTAAGTGATGTTGGTGACTTTTCCCTTAAAATACTCAAAGTCGCTGTCCTCTAAGTTCCAAACACCAGAAAAGCCTGAAATATACTTTATCCCGTTTTTTTCTTTGTGTTCACCGCAAATTCCAGTCCACTTCACATTTTTATATTCTTTTCCGTTTTCTGAGTAATGTCGGTCAAAGGTTTCAAAACGAATATATTCCCCGAGGCCATTAAAGTAAAATACGCCACTAACCTCTGTATTATTAAAACTAATCGTTCCTTTAACAGACGTATCATCTATAGTTGTCCAAGTTAAATAGTCTTGAAGCGCATAGCCTGGTACGAAGAGAGCTTCTGCTAAAACTGTTACTAGTGCTGCTTCGTCCATTTCCTTCCCTTTTGCGTCAGCCACAGTAAACATCTTTAATAGCTTGATCCGCATATTGCCGTGGCCTTCATGATATTTATCTCTTCCTTCAAAAGGAAAAATTCCAAACATCTTACTAGTCATATAAACGATCCTTGTTGGTTCAGTGACGGAATTAAACTGATAACATTTCAAAGGGATCCAATCTTTTGTTGGAGACATTTTTAGATAGACATCTTCCCATTCGACCAAGGCATTATTTATTTTTTCTTTGCCGATATAACCGCAGTAACGGAAATAATTTTGAACTAGTGTGGGCAGGTGTGATATATCCTTTTCTGTTAAAACTTCATTTGGTTTATCTTTGAATTTTATAATTTCTTTATTTACTTCGGCTAAGTATAGTTTTTTCATTTAGAACTCCTCATTTGCTTATATTACGCATGGGCAATAAGTGGAAACTTAAATTGATTTGGAAATGAAACGCCTGCCGTCCGAACATGAAAGATGTCATCAGTTGTTAGTAACGGTTGAGCTTCGGGTAGTAAATCTTTGAAATTTGGTGTGAAATGAAATACGACTTCTGTGATTTTTTCAGTTGCAAAATAATCCATTAAATCCTTAAATAAGATGTCCTGATCAGTGAATACCCCATATAAGTGGAGGGTATTTTCCTTTGTCTGGTACAAAACGACCGTATCTAACGCATCTAGATAATAAAAGTGATTTCCAAATCCATGCACTCCGTAAAATCCTAAAACATGCTCACCTTTTTGAATGTCAAACCTATATGATGGTTGCGTATTCCCGTAGTAATCTAAGATCATTTGTTTGTCTTTCTGTAGGTCGAGTTGTCGAGGTTGATAGATCTGTCTAGAGGATTGTACAGCGACGCTAAACTGTGTTTCAGTTATTTGAGTAAATCCGAACTTTTGATAAAAAGGACTAACATCCTCATCGGAAAATAAGAAAAATAAATCGTACCCTAGTTCGTATTCTTCTATGACATTGGTCATTAAACGACCGCTTAGACCTTGTTTTCTGTAGTCAGGATGTGTCATCACTGTTCCGATTTGAATAGCTTGTTTCAATTCTCCTTTAATCATCATTTCCATTTTACTAACGGAAACATTGGCAACGATTTTACCGCCATCTAGGAACGAATAACATACATAACGGTCATTCCAAAATCCTTTTTGATACCATGGTTCAAAGTCTATATTAAACGTTGTTTTGGCTAATTCATTAAAGCTAGCTCTAAATGTGTCGTTATCTCGGTAATCTTTTATAAATGTTAGTGAATTCATCTTACTCTCCTAAACTGTTAAACTATTTTGTTGAAATTTTTGTACAAACTCGCTAAGGGCCTCTTCATTGAAAGTTGATGCATCTACTGTATCGCCTTTCATTTTTTTGATAATTGTCTTTTCTAAAAAATTCATTTTGCCAAATATAAATTCACCACCAAATAAGCTATTGGATATTGAGTGGCTCCTAAGTTTATCAGGATATGCCAGTTCAAATTGGGCTTTCGCCTGATCGCCTTCGTGCATGCAACAAAGAAAAAGTCCGATTTTCTTGGTCATTAGTACGTTTTCATTAAGCTTTATAAACTTGGTAACTTTTCTTTGCATCATCCCGGCGTGAATAGAGCCACCTAAAATAATCGCTTCGTAATGATTGATTTCTGGTAATTTTGTTTTCTTTAAATCGATGACGGTAACGTCCCCAGTAAGTTTTTCACTAAGAAGGGTTGCGGCTTTTGCGGTAGTCCCATGTGAAGATGCGTAAATAATTGCCGTTTTCATTTTCGTTCCCCCTAACCCATTTTTTCGCGCATGCTCTTTGTTTAAATTTACCACCAATGAGAATTCATGTAAATGAGTGAATTTCATAATTAATGAGTCATACGTAACTACATTTAGTAACTTAATCAAGATAATAATGGATGATGAAATTCATGTCATCTTATAGAAAAGACAGGGCCATCTAAACATGTAGATAGCCCTGTTTTTTCTTTAAATTAACCGGACGCCCCTAGTCGGTTTGTCTAGCTTTTCAATGTTCTCATTACGTTCGCCACCATCTGACAGCTCTTCGGAAAATTCATGCTCTTCTTTTTTTGATACGAATTTTGATGCTTTAATATCTCCAGGTGCTAAATTATTATTAGGAGCCGCTTCGTTGTTCAGTTTACTCATCATTTCCCCTCCTTTCTGTTATATAGACTCTCGGCATTTGCCGAGCCTTGTGGCTCAAGGTTTTCTTGAACCAATTTATTTGTATCCCTCCTATTTCTAGGTGGGATTTTTACTTTAGTTTTCTTCTTCAATTGGAAATTAATTGTTGAAAAATATCATAAAAAAACTAAAAAAACACTTGACTTTTTAGTGGAACCCCAATAATCGCCGAGGAGGAATTGACTTCCTAACAATACGGTGAAATGGGGGATTTAAATGAAACCTGCGCTAATACCACATATCTCATATCAAAACTTCGTTTTAGACCAATTAAATACTCATTACTCAGGCGGTATACTGACTCTCGTACAAAAAGATTGGACTATTATCTCGAAGTTATGGATCACGGATCTTTCGTTTACCACTACGTGGCTTCATGATTCATATTCAGTTAAAGGTCCTGAGCCACGTGATCCTGCTTCCATGCTTCGCTCTTATCTTTTGTGTTTATTGACAAGTCCGACCCTGAGTATTACAGAATGGGTGAACCAACTCCATCGTGTTCCTCTTTACACGATCCTTAGCGGCTTTGAACCTGGGGATGTTCCAGGTGTCGGTACTTTTTATGACTTCTTCAGACGGCTATCAGGTTTTGAGAAGGCTAATGTAAAACCTTTTATTAAGCTCAAACGAAAAAAGAAGAAGAAGAAAAAACCGAAAAAGGGTGAAAAAGCAACTCCTAGAAACCCTGGTATTATTAGAAAATTAGTGGATCGTCATTTACGCAATGGCTCAAAACAAAAACAATTGCCGGGAGATCAATTATACGCGTTTTTTCAATCTCAATTTCTTGAAGTTTCAGCGAGATTGGGTTTGCTTGGGGATCCCCATTCCCTTGGTGTTGTTGGAGATGGGACACCCGTGGAAACAGCGAGATACCCAAGGAGCAAACCTATTTGTGATTGTAGTGCCCAAGGACTAACGAATTGTACTCATCCTCGTCGATATTCTCAACCTGACATCGACTCAGGTTGGGATAGTTCAAGGGAGAGGTACTTCAACGGATATCATCTCTACATGATATCCACTAGCGATAGCCAATACGACTTGCCGCTATATCCACGGCTGCATCCTGCTTCCCGGCATGATTCAGTCAGCCTAGTGGTTGGTTCAATTGAATTTTCGCAACGGTACACCTTGGGCACAATTGATAAAATCCTTCTCGATGCCGCACATGATGCAGAACCGATTTACGAATTACTGGACCATCATAATGTGGAACCATTTATTGATCTTAATGTTCGAACAAAGAAAAACTTCAGTACGCAAAGTGATATTCAGATTTCTCCCCTAGGCGTTCCTATTTGTCCAATTGGAATGGAAATGAAACCCAATGGGTTTGACAAATCTCAAAACCGCCAAAAGTGGCGTTGTCCACTAGCTTGCGGAACAAAAAATACATGTTCCACTCCGTGTTCTAAAGCGAAGTATGGCCGGACATTTCATACGTTTAAGCAAGATAATCTTCGTCTGTTCACTAAAACACCGAGGTCTTCTGAAAAGTGGAAACTGATTTATAAACGAAGAACTTCAGTTGAACGTTCGAACAAAAGAGAAAAAGTCGACTATCACTTAGAATCTGGGCGTCATCGCTCTACAAAAATGTGGTATGTCCGCTTATATTCAATCATGATGTGTCAACACATAGATGCTTGGTACAGTAGTCAGAAAGAGACTTTGAACATCCAAGAAATCATCTTTTCTAAGAGCGCCTAGTCATTTTTAAAAAATAGCAGCCGTAGGCTTATTTGGTATACACTTTTTTGAAAACACTATGAAAACACATCACTTTGCTGTCCTGTTAATGAAATTCCCAGTAAATTTTTTACAAATCTTCGATAAACTCATCATTTATTCCGAGAGTCTATTTATGTAGTTTGCCCATTCTGAATGAAACAATTGAAAAGTTGGAAAAATAACAGTGAACTTACAAAGGAGGAAGTTATATGGCAAAAGAGGCTATGAAGCAATATAAAGTTACACGGGGGAATGCCAAGGATAGTGGGATTTCAGCAACTTATGAATTTACAACTGGCAACAAGACGAGTAAAACTAATGGTCTTAAAGCAAGGAGGAGTAAGTAATGAAAGGTGAAAAGGTTAAATGTGAAAACGAAAAGAAAAGTAACTTAGTCGAGAATTATGGGTTAGAGCCAGAGATGAGTCTCCAAAATGTTAAATTTGCAACAACTGATAATAAGTACTTAAATGAGTATGAGGACGAAAAAGAGGAATAATGAAAAAACAGGTTGTCCCAAAATAGATATCCTTGGAGCAGCCTGTTTTTATATGTGATCTTCTTTTTCTTAGTTTACAGCTTTTGTTTTCTTTTTTTCTGGGTTTACTTCCGAAATTTCGATTGGGCTATTACCCTTCATTAAACTTTCACCGTGGAAGTAGCCGTTTTCGTCAATGACGATCACACTCATTTCTGCTTTTCCATCCAATTTCCCAGTATCATAAATATGAATTTTATGTTCCACAATGACATTTCCTTTAACTTTTCCTGCAATAAATAAATTTCTAGCAGTAATCGAATTTTCGACGTAGCCGTCTTTCCCAACTGTTACATCACCGCTACACTTTATTTCCCCATAAACTTTACCTTCAATACGGATGCTTGATTGAACATTTAATGTTCCTTCAACGGTTGTTTCTTCACCGATAATTGTTGATATTTCATTTAATTTTTTATCATTTTTTTGCTTAGAAAACATGCTATACCAGCTATTTGCTGGTTCACCTCCTGAAAGTGGATAAAACACGATTAGTTAGAATTTGCTCGTTCATGGAAAGTCATATAAAGATAAGGATCAATCCGATCTCCGTCTCTCTTGATCTCATAGTGTAAGTGAACACCTGTACTTCGCCCAGTCGTTCCCATTCCACCAATGACATCACCTTTTTTTACCGTTTCCCCAACTTGAACATCGATTTTATTTAAATGGGCATAAAGTGTTTCGTATGTATCACCATGTTCAATGATCACCGTTAACCCGTAGCCGCCATTTCTTCCGGCATGGATCACCTTCCCATCAGCTGCGGCAAGGATTGGTGTGTTTAATGGGGCTGCAATATCAATTCCTGAATGAAATGTACGTTTCCAATTAAAAGGGTCTTTTCGATTACCATATTTAGAAGTGAGGCGACCTTCTGTTGCTGGAAAAAGTGTTGGAATTGTTTTTAACTCATTCTCGTACTCTTGTAGCCGTTTTAATGATTCTTCAAATTTTTCGATGAGGTCAGGTAACTCTTCTTTCATCTCTATTATTTTTAGAGAAGTTTCATTAGGTTCCAATGATGATAATTCAGGAAATGGAATTCCACCACTGCCATCATTTTCGTTTGAATTTAGGTTTCTTGGCATTTGTAGGTTTAAATTACTTATCTGTTCTTCGAATAGTTTAAACTCTTCAATTGTTTGTTGAACGGTTTTGGTTTCTTGCTGCAAAATAGCATAGTCTTGTTTCATTTTTTCTACTTCTTCTGTTTGTTCCTCTAGTTGCACAACTAAAAAGCTCTTTCATTTTCGGATTCAGAAAGTAAATGCATGAGTCCCCCTATTAAAACAATCAACGTCGGAATGATACAAAGACTAAGGTAAAAAACTAATTTTGAAAGACGAAATTGTTTAATTGGTGTCTGGGGTCCTGAAGATAGAATTACGGTCCATGTTCTTTTAGTAGCCAACGATTTTCCTTAGCCAATTTGCCTAAGGATTCCCTCCTTTCTACTTTAAAAATACATTTCCTCAACAATTATCGACAATAATTGCCACTAATTCTAATTCTATCAATTTTCTCAAAATTTAAAAAGAAAAATTTATAAATTAAAAAACCAGTACGCTACGAATCTTTCATTTGCGTACTGATCTTTAGTATTTTCTATATTTAGTAACTCACTTATGCGTCGTAACAATTAGAAATGATTATTGTTTTTTTTTCAAAATCTCTTTTTGTAATTCAGCTACACCAATAATCATCAGCGCTTCTAGCTCTGCTTCTGTTAGTCGCTCTTTTAATTGATTAGCCAGTTCATATTGTTCAGCAGTAGACAAGCCTCCCTGAACTTGTGTAGCAATTTCTTTCATTTCTCCTAATGAAAATTTAGTTAAAACAACTTTCACGCCTTCTTCCTTTGTTGTAAAGGGTAAGTTCACCTGACTTTTGTTTGTATTTGTGTTTCCTTTTTCGTTGACAAGGGATTGGACCATTTCTTCAATTGCTGGATCGCTTAACAGTTCTTCAATTAGTTGTTCATCTAGTAAGTCATTGACAACATGTTCAATCACCTTATCAGAAGCAAAGCCTACCATGTAGTTGTACGTATAGTTACCTAAAAAGGCGATCATGACAAGAATGGAAGCAATAATTACGATCTTTTTCACTTAAGTCTCTCCTACCACAAAATTAATCTTTATCTATTTTGTAACATATTTCAAAGGGTTTGGATACTAGTAACAGTTGGCTCTATTAGTAAACAATGTACTATTCAATCACCATTTTTACATCGTAGCCTTTAGAATTTTATAGATCCACAATGCTATTTTCGCCAACTAAATGAAGTGCGCCTACGACAACAAAATAAGTTTCATACTGCCCATTTTTTAAGAATTCTTCAATTTTTGCAGTCATTTTCAAGTCTCGATCAACTGTTAACGCTTCATAGTAGGCTTTGAAATCTTCACTTTCTTCCTCTTCTAAACTACGTAACTCAGCAAGACGATTAATGTCACCTGCTATCCACATCTCCATTAATTCTGCAATCTTCTCATGATTTTCTTCTTGTTCAAA
This window harbors:
- a CDS encoding nucleotidyltransferase domain-containing protein; amino-acid sequence: MKDVIRQQLRKIEVEHNVKIIYACEAGSRATGLETISSDYDVRFLYIHPIKWYLSIEKKNDVISKPIYEQLDLHGWDLHKALFLFKKSNPTLLEWLHSPHIYQINEEILLKIKESIPVVFSAKACFYHYLKMASGNFQEVLQQLNTSVKQYLNVVRPLLICLWLEKNKSYPPIQFHTLVHGCHPYIKEDLNNLALLKKGHTATVNFSTITTFIEIELDRLSTVTKTMLEHKDKGSAPLDEIFTLALENMWGIKL
- a CDS encoding sigma-G-dependent sporulation-specific acid-soluble spore protein CsgA, with the translated sequence MDVTLGYLRESLSNYTEKYPSCQRIYNMLKENHYQNEGEFVNDLNEAEIAVLDLVLKNEINYAKKEQDEKRAHELSEVYELLF
- a CDS encoding YbxH family protein gives rise to the protein MGAIDRNGYRFEPEFSVINQAGAIHVSKNGEFIEEIVFNFSGDFPELRKIEEIVDTYCEKHDI
- a CDS encoding DUF5634 family protein — protein: MEFIEREAILTEMNHSLHTMLEKYDLEDVGIFQEEGEGNDYYLGYTVRKNGEVYMIHQKFRKDEQGNLKPSEQSWVIECEEGDSRGYENLDAVFSYLNTTVKH
- a CDS encoding YjcZ family sporulation protein, which codes for MGAGFALIVVLFILLVIIGASYVGYGC
- a CDS encoding DUF6544 family protein — translated: MKKLYLAEVNKEIIKFKDKPNEVLTEKDISHLPTLVQNYFRYCGYIGKEKINNALVEWEDVYLKMSPTKDWIPLKCYQFNSVTEPTRIVYMTSKMFGIFPFEGRDKYHEGHGNMRIKLLKMFTVADAKGKEMDEAALVTVLAEALFVPGYALQDYLTWTTIDDTSVKGTISFNNTEVSGVFYFNGLGEYIRFETFDRHYSENGKEYKNVKWTGICGEHKEKNGIKYISGFSGVWNLEDSDFEYFKGKVTNITYNAKELID
- a CDS encoding GNAT family N-acetyltransferase, giving the protein MNSLTFIKDYRDNDTFRASFNELAKTTFNIDFEPWYQKGFWNDRYVCYSFLDGGKIVANVSVSKMEMMIKGELKQAIQIGTVMTHPDYRKQGLSGRLMTNVIEEYELGYDLFFLFSDEDVSPFYQKFGFTQITETQFSVAVQSSRQIYQPRQLDLQKDKQMILDYYGNTQPSYRFDIQKGEHVLGFYGVHGFGNHFYYLDALDTVVLYQTKENTLHLYGVFTDQDILFKDLMDYFATEKITEVVFHFTPNFKDLLPEAQPLLTTDDIFHVRTAGVSFPNQFKFPLIAHA
- a CDS encoding flavodoxin domain-containing protein; this translates as MKTAIIYASSHGTTAKAATLLSEKLTGDVTVIDLKKTKLPEINHYEAIILGGSIHAGMMQRKVTKFIKLNENVLMTKKIGLFLCCMHEGDQAKAQFELAYPDKLRSHSISNSLFGGEFIFGKMNFLEKTIIKKMKGDTVDASTFNEEALSEFVQKFQQNSLTV
- a CDS encoding transposase, with amino-acid sequence MKPALIPHISYQNFVLDQLNTHYSGGILTLVQKDWTIISKLWITDLSFTTTWLHDSYSVKGPEPRDPASMLRSYLLCLLTSPTLSITEWVNQLHRVPLYTILSGFEPGDVPGVGTFYDFFRRLSGFEKANVKPFIKLKRKKKKKKKPKKGEKATPRNPGIIRKLVDRHLRNGSKQKQLPGDQLYAFFQSQFLEVSARLGLLGDPHSLGVVGDGTPVETARYPRSKPICDCSAQGLTNCTHPRRYSQPDIDSGWDSSRERYFNGYHLYMISTSDSQYDLPLYPRLHPASRHDSVSLVVGSIEFSQRYTLGTIDKILLDAAHDAEPIYELLDHHNVEPFIDLNVRTKKNFSTQSDIQISPLGVPICPIGMEMKPNGFDKSQNRQKWRCPLACGTKNTCSTPCSKAKYGRTFHTFKQDNLRLFTKTPRSSEKWKLIYKRRTSVERSNKREKVDYHLESGRHRSTKMWYVRLYSIMMCQHIDAWYSSQKETLNIQEIIFSKSA
- a CDS encoding bactofilin family protein, with translation MFSKQKNDKKLNEISTIIGEETTVEGTLNVQSSIRIEGKVYGEIKCSGDVTVGKDGYVENSITARNLFIAGKVKGNVIVEHKIHIYDTGKLDGKAEMSVIVIDENGYFHGESLMKGNSPIEISEVNPEKKKTKAVN
- a CDS encoding M23 family metallopeptidase; the protein is MQLEEQTEEVEKMKQDYAILQQETKTVQQTIEEFKLFEEQISNLNLQMPRNLNSNENDGSGGIPFPELSSLEPNETSLKIIEMKEELPDLIEKFEESLKRLQEYENELKTIPTLFPATEGRLTSKYGNRKDPFNWKRTFHSGIDIAAPLNTPILAAADGKVIHAGRNGGYGLTVIIEHGDTYETLYAHLNKIDVQVGETVKKGDVIGGMGTTGRSTGVHLHYEIKRDGDRIDPYLYMTFHERANSN